In Leifsonia sp. PS1209, the genomic stretch TCGGTCGCCGCGGTTACGCTTCCCGCATGACTGGCACCACCCCGTGCGCCGTCGTCGCCGGTGGCGTCGCGTGCACGAACCCCGCGCATCCCGGGGCGCCGCTGCCGCTCTGCCTGCAGCACCTGCTCGTCGCGGCCGACTGGGTGGCCGACGAGTACGGCCAGATGGATGCGCTGCCGTCGCCGTGCGCGCTCTGCGGCTCGCGGCTGGGGGTGCGCTACCCGTCCGGCTGGCTGTGCGCGGTGTGCGAATGGCGGGTGGGCGAGACCGTGTCCGGCGAGCTGCCGCCGCCGCGGGTGGACGTGGTCTACTACCTGCGATTCAGGGACAGGGTGAAGATCGGCACCACTGCCAATCCGCGCGTGCGGTTCTCGAGCCTGCCGCACGACGAGGTGCTCGCGTTCGAGCGCGGCGACCGGGCGCTCGAACAGCGCAGGCACGCGCAGTTCGCCGCCCACCGCATCCCGCGCACCGAGTGGTTCGAGCGCACCGATGACCTGGATGCGCACCTCGCCGCCGTGAGCGCGGGTGTCACCGATCCGTGGTCGCTGCTGGCGTTGTGGCGGAGTCAGGCGATCGCGTTGCGGGGATAGGAGACGCGACGGTCGACGTCACCGTGGCGATCAGCCAGTCCCGGTAGCGCTCGTACGTCCACCCGCTCTGCTGCACGAGCTGCTGGTGGCCCTCGGGCGACATGAGGAAGGAGAGCACGTCGGCGAGCGCCTGGAGGTCGTCGTCGGACGCGGCCCGCGCATCCACTGCCCCGCGGGAGGCGAGGAGGCCGACCAGGCGGCGGTAGTCGGCGTGGCGGCGGTCGAGCAGCGAGGCGAGGACCTCTCCGACGTGGGCGTCCCCTGCCGCGGCGGCGAGGAAGGCCGCCCAGAGGCCGCTGGTCCTGGCGTTCGCCTCGGCGATCATGCCGACCATCGCCGTGAGGAATTCGCCGGTGTCTTCGATGCCCATGATCGCGGCGACCTCCGGCCGCTCGCTCAGCGACTCCTCGCCGGCGCTCCCGGCGAACGCGAGCTCGAACGCGCCGAGCAGCAGGGCGCGTTTCGGGCCGTGCACCTTCACACTTTCGACCGAGACCCCGGCGCCTGCGGCGATGTCGGCGAGGGAGGCGCCGGTGTATCCCTTGGCCGAGAACACCTCGAATGCGGAGGCGAGGATGCGCTGCCTGGTCTGCCGCGCCTGCTCCTCGCGGAGCGTCGAGCGGTACTGCCGCGGGGCGACGTTCTCCGAATCAGCCATTGACTACCCTTCGTGTGTAGTGAATACTATCAGCGTTCATCAAACTCTAAACCCGAATGCGAGCATCCCATGACCACCCTCCTCCTCTGCAGCACACCGGTCCACGGCCACGTGATCCCGCTGCTCGCCGTCGCCAGGCACCTCGTCGACCGCGGCCACCGCGTCCTCTTCCTCACCGGCGGCCGCTACGCCGCGCGCGTCATCGCCACCGGCGCCACCTTCCTCCCGCTCCCCACCGAAGCCGACTACGACGACACCGACATGGATGCGGCCTTCCCCGGCCGCGTCGGACTCACCGGCCCGGCGGGCATCCGGTACGACATGACCACGATCTTCCTGCGCCCGGCCAGCGCGCAGCTCGCCGCCGTCGACGCGATCGTCGCCGAGCACGGGGTGGACGTCGTGCTGGCGGAGAGCCTGTTCCTCGGCGCCGCCCTGCTCTCCACGCGGCCCCGCGCATCCCGGCCCGCTGTGGTCAACCTCGGCATCGTGCCGCTCGGGCTGAAGAGCAAGGACGTGGCTCCGCTCGGGCTCGGGGTCCAGCCGAAGCCCGGGATCGGCGGGCGCCTGCGGAACGCCGCCCTCACCGCCGTCGCGGAGAAGATCATCTTCGCGCCGGTGCAGAAGGCGGCGAGCAGGATCGCGCACGAGGCGACCGGCGCATCCCTCGACGGGTTCATCCTCAACTGGCCGGCGCACGCGGACGCCGTGGTGCAGTTCACGGTTCCGGAGTTCGAGTACCCGCGCTCCGACCTGCCGTCGACGGTCCACTTCGTCGGGCCCGTCTCCCGCACCCGGCCGTCGGATACGCCGCTCCCGGCCTGGTGGGACGACCTCGCGGACGGGCGCCCGATCGTCCACGTCACCCAGGGGACCGTCGCCAACCGCGACTTCGGCGACCTGCTGCTGCCGACCATCCGGGGCCTGGCGGGCGACGACGTGTGGGTGGTCGCCAGCACGGGAGGGCGGCCGGTCGCCGAACTGGATGCGGACCTGCCGCCGAACGCGCGCGTCGCCGCCTACCTGCCGTACGACGCGCTGCTCCCGCGCACCTCGGCGTACGTGACGAACGGCGGGTACGGCGGCGTGCACTACGCGATGGAGCACGGCGTCCCCGTCGTGATCGCGGGGACGACGGAGGACAAGGTGGAGGTGTCTGCGCGCGTGGCGTGGTCGGGCGTCGGCGTGAACCTCGCGACGAACCGCCCGACCGACGCGGCGGTGGCCGGGGCGGTGCGGACGGTGCTCGCGGAGCCGGGATACTCCGAACGCAGCGCGGCCATCGGGGACGCGATCCGCGCATCCACGGGGCTGGCCGGACTGGAACGCGCCGTCCTGGGGCTGGTGGATGCGGCGGGCGGCACCCGCACTCATTCGTCGCGTCGCTGAATCGCAGAAACGCGCGCTGTTGGATTCGATGAATGGCGCTGCGTACGATCGGAGAAGGCAGACCACCGTCGCTCGGCCACCCCACCACCGCCGAACGATCTTCGAGGAGTCGCCATCACCGAGTTCCGCATCGAGCTGGTCTCTCGCGACGAGCTCGGCTCCATCGTCACCCTGTTCACGTCGCACGGCGCCGTCGACGCCGCGACGGCCGCTGCCGAGATCGCGAACGGCACGGCCACCTACGTGACAGGGCCGGACAGCTACGTGCGCGCCGTCGTCAGCCCCATCTCGTCGCCGGTCGGGCCGTATCTCTACGTGAACTGGGACGGCACCCGTCGCAACAACCTGCACGACCTGTCGACGGGCAGGCGGGCGCCGCTGCCCCGCCGGTCGGCGGCGGCGGCGCGTGCGGCGGCGCGGGATGCGGCGGCTGCAATGGCGCGGGACGCGGCGGCGCAGGACGCGACGGCGGCGCAGGCCGCGACGGCGGCGCAGGGCGCGTGGATGCGCATCCTCACCTCCCTCACGCGCCCGGCGACCCTGCCGCGCCGGCGCCCGACCCTCTTCGCCCCGCTCTTCCTCGACCTCCTCCGCCCCCACGGCATCACGCCGCGCCGCAGCACGAGACACCAGTAACTGCGCCACATCCCGGGCGTTTCGCGACAGTTACTGGCATCTCGCCGCCGCGTTAGGGCGCGACGGCGGCGACGGCCTCGACTTCGACGAGCTGGTCGGGGTAGCCGAGAACGGTGACGCCGAGCAGCGTGCTCGGCACGTCGTGGTCGCCGAACGCCGCCCGGACGACGGCCCACGCCGTGCCGAGGTCCTCGCGACGGGCCGACGCAACGAGCACCCGCGTGCTGATCACATCGCCGAGCGACGCGCCGGCCGCATCCAGGGCCGTCACCAGGTTCGCGACCGCCGCCTCGGCCTGCGCAGCGTAGTCGCCGACGCCCACTGTCGACCCGTCGAACGCGAGCGGACACGCCCCGGCCAGGAAGATGTACCGGCTGCCCGCCGGGGCCGTCGCCGCATACGCGTACTCGGCGATCCCGGACAGTCTCTCCGTGCGGATCAGCTCGACCCTGCCAGCCGTCATCGTGCCTCCCTCGCAGCCCGACCACGGTACCGCACCCCGGATGCGCCGCTAGGCTCTGCCGCATGGATGCGACATGGCTGCGGTCCCCGGAGGAACCGACCTGGGATCGCGGAGGGCAGACGGTGTACCGCGTGCGCCTCTGGGCTCGACCGCCGGAGCCGTACACCGGCTGGAACCTCGACGACTGGGAGGTCACCGCCACCGCCGTGACAGAGGTCATCGCCTGGGCGGAGCAGGAAGCCGCGCGCCTCAGGGGCGGGCGGTGCGAGGTCTTCGTGCAGGCGACAGACCACGGCACCCTCCGCGACGGCACGCTCGCCGAGCAGGTGCACCACATCCGGGTGTACGGGGAGCCAGCGGACACCGCCGCGACGGAGACTGTGCTGACGTTCCGGACGGAGTGACCGCCGCGCGTCAATCCGGCGCGACGGAACGCGACGCCAGCACGGCCCAGTCGTGCTCGAAGAGCTGGGTGAAGTATGCGGCGATCTCGGCGTTTTCGAGGATCACGCCCGCATCCCGGTTGGTCAGCGTCCCGGCCGGCGACCAGTTCTGGCTGCTGACGAGCGCGGCCCGGCCGTCGACGACGATGCCCTTGTTGTGCACGTTGTTCTGCAGCTTCACCCTGTTCACGACGTCGAGGCCTTCGGCCTGCAGTTTCTCGAGGTAGCCGGCCGTCTCGAACTGGCTCATGATGATGCGCACGTCGACTCCGGCCTGCTGACGGTCGATCACCGCGTGGATCAACGCGAGGAACTCGGCGGGGGCGTCCGCGACCGTCTTCGGCAGTTCGATGTACTGGAACTGCATCAGCAGCGATGTCGTGGCGCTCCGGATGAGGTCCAGGATGTGCGGGGCGTAGCTGCCAGCATCCGGGGTGAGCAGCGGCGTCACCGTCAGCTGCCGCTCGGCGGTGTCTGCAGCGAAGAAGCGCTGGTACGGCGGCGTGGTCGCGAGCGGGGCGAGCAGGGCCGGGACAGGCCCGGCGGCCGGAGTGGTGGCCTGGTGCTGCGCGGCGACAGCGAGGTCGTTGAGCAGGAAGGCCTCGAAGGTTCGCGCGAGTTGCTCGTTCTCGATGACGACGTGCCAGTCGCGGTCGCCGGAGCGGGCGGCCTCGGCGTCGGCCGGCGTGGTGACCGGGTCGATGTCCGGCTGGTTCGAGTTGTTCCAGTTGCCGCTGGACAGCCAGACGGCGGACGAATCCCGCACGGCGACCTTGATGTGGTACGCCGACGGGAAGATCCAGGCGGCGGCGAGCGGGTCCATCCTGGAGAGCGCCCACGCCTGCGTGAGGTGGTCGCCGAAGGCGGTGGCGAGGGCTGCGACGGTCTGCTCGTCGGTCTGGTCGGCGGTGGGATTCTTGGCGGGATGGTCGAGGACGAGCCGCACGGTTCGGCCCGCGAGGACGGTTTCGACGGTCTGCAGGATGTGCCGCGAGGTGAAGTCGTAGAGGCCGACGGTGAGGGTCTCGCGCACCCCGGAGAGGAACGCGCCGAGCGTCGGCCAGCCGGAGTCCGGACTCGCGCTCAGCGTCACGCGCATGGTACCGGAGACCGGGGCGAGGGCGGCGCCGGGCGGGGGCGCGTACGGGAGCTGGGTTTTGGCGGCGGCGGCGAAGTCGACGCGGGGGACGATGGATGCGCCGGGCGCCGGATGCGGCGCCGCCGACCGCGCCCGTCAGGTCGTACTCGTCGGCGAACTCCGGCACCGCGCCGCGATCGGGCGCTGGCCCCGCCGTGCGCGCGAAAGCGGCGGGCTCGGTCAGCATGCGCTCCTTGGCCGCCGACGCAACGCGCACATCCACGGGGAGGCCATCCACCTCGGCCGGCAGGGCGGCGCGCAGGGTGGGGAGCGACGCATCCCGTGCGATCGTCACCACGATGGCCGGGGTGTCCGTGATCCACCCGTCGGCCAGCAGGTAGCCCGGTCGCACGCTGAGGGCACCGGGGACGGCGAACTCGGGGAGGTGCTCGCGGATGACGGAGCCGATGTGTTCGGCGTTCAGGTTCGGCATACCCCTGGCTTACTCCGCGAGACGGCACAGCGCCAGCACCCGCGAGATACCAGTTTCTGTCGCCGATCCCGGGCGTGTTGCGACAGTTTCTGGCATCTCGTAAACCCGCTGAATACGTGCAATTCTGTGGCATCTAGGATGAGGCGCACAGCCAGACAGATGGAGATCGCACCATGAGCACCGACGCGCCGACCGCCGCACACCGCGCCGATAGTCACGACCTGATCCGCGTGCAAGGGGCGCGCGTCAACAACCTCAAAGACGTGAGCGTCGAGATTCCGAAACGGCGGCTGACGGTCTTCACCGGCGTCTCCGGCTCCGGCAAGAGCTCGTTGGTGTTCGGCACCATCGCGGCCGAGTCGCAGCGGATGATCAACGAGACGTACAGCGCGTTCGTGCAGGGCTTCATGCCGACGCTCGCCCGGCCCGACGTGGATGTGCTCGACGGCCTGACCACGGCGATCATCGTCGACCAGGAGCGGATGGGGGCGAACGCCCGGTCGACGGTCGGCACGGCCACCGACGTGAACGCGATGCTGCGCATCCTGTTCAGCAGGCTCGGTCAGCCGTACATCGGGTCGCCGCAGGCGTTCTCGTTCAACGTCGCGTCGGTGTCCGGCTCCGGCGCCATCACCATCGAGCGCGGAGAGGCCACCACGAAGGAGCGGCGCAGCTTCACGGTCACCGGGGGGATGTGCCCACGCTGCGAGGGCATGGGCAGCGTCAACGACATCGACCTCACCCAGCTGTTCGACGAGACGAAGTCGCTGGCGGAGGGTGCACTGACCATCCCGGGGTACACAGCGGACGGCTGGAGCGTGCGCATCTTCACGGGCTCCGGATTCCTCGACGCCGACAAGCCGATCAAGGACTACACGAAGAAAGAGCTGCACGACTTCCTCTACCGCGACCCGGTCAAGGTGAAGATCGGCGACATCAACCTCACCTACGAGGGTCTGGTGCCCAAGCTGCAGAAGTCGATGCTGTCGAAGGACCGCGAGGCGATGCAGCCGCACATCCGCGCGTTCGTCGACCGCGCCGTCACGTTCACCACCTGCCCGGACTGCGGCGGCACCCGGCTGAGCGAGGCCGCCCGCTCGTCGAAGATCGGCGGCATCAGCATCGCCGACGCGTGCGCCATGCAGATCAGCGACCTCGCCGAGTGGGTGAACGGGCTCGACGAGCCGTCCGTCGCTCCCCTGCTGAGCGCGCTGCGGCAGACCCTCGAATCGTTCGTGGAGATCGGCCTCGGCTACCTGTCCCTCGACCGGCCGGCGGGCACGCTGTCCGGCGGAGAAGCGCAGCGCACGAAGATCATCCGGCACCTCGGCTCGTCGCTCACCGACGTGACCTACGTGTTCGACGAGCCGACGATCGGGCTGCACCCGCACGACATCCAGCGCATGAACGAGCTGCTGCTCCGCCTGCGCGACAAGGGGAACACCGTGCTCGTGGTCGAGCACAAGCCGGAGATGATCGCCATCGCCGACCACGTCGTCGACCTCGGGCCGCGCGCGGGCACCGCGGGCGGGACGATCACATACACCGGCAGCCTCGACGGCCTCCGCGCGAGCGACACCCTCACCGGCCACCACCTCGACGACCGCGCCACCCTCAAAGACACGGTGCGCACCCCCACCGGCACACTCGCCATCCGCGGCGCGAGTTCCCACAACCTGCGCGACGTGGATGTGGACATCCCGCTCGGGATGCTCGTGGTCGTCACCGGCGTCGCCGGCTCGGGCAAGAGCTCGCTCGTGCACGGGTCGATCCCGGCCAGCGAAGGCGTGATCTCCATCGACCAGGCGGCGATCCGCGGCTCCCGCCGCAGCAACCCCGCCACGTACACCGGCCTGCTCGACCCCATCCGCAAGGCCTTCGCGAAGGCCAACGGCGTGAAGCCCGCGCTGTTCAGCTCCAATTCCGAGGGCGCCTGCCCCAACTGCAACGGCGCTGGCGTGATCTACACCGATCTCGGCATCATGGCCGGGGTCTCCACGGTCTGCGAGGTCTGCGAAGGCAAGCGGTTCCAGGCCTCTGTGCTCGAGTACAAGCTCGGCGGCAAGGACATCAGCGAAGTGCTGGCGATGTCCGTCACCACCGCCGACGAGTTCTTCGGCAGCGGCGAGGCGCGCACGCCCGCCGCCCACAGCATCCTGAGCAGGCTCGTGGATGTGGGACTCGGCTACCTGAGTCTGGGCCAGCCGCTCACGACCCTCTCCGGCGGGGAGCGTCAGCGCCTCAAACTGGCGACCCACCTCTCCGAGCAGGGCGGCGTGTACGTGCTCGACGAACCGACCACCGGCCTCCACCTGGCCGACGTGGAGCAGCTGCTCGGACTCCTCGACCGCCTGGTCGACTCCGGCAAGTCGGTGATCGTGGTGGAGCACCACCAGGCCGTGATGGCGCACGCGGACTGGATCATCGACCTCGGCCCCGGCGCCGGCCACGACGGCGGGCTGGTGGTGTTCGAGGGCACACCGGCGGAGCTGGTGGCAGCCAAATCGACGCTCACCGGGCAGCACCTGGCGGCATACGTGGGGGCGTAGAGAAGCGGCCACTCGCGTACGAGCGGCCGCTCCCTCCTCCACACTCCCTACTGAATGCCCTCGCGCACGAACTGCCACTGCTGGTTCGTGGCGCCCGTCGCCGCGTTCTGCTGGGCGGCGGCGCCGTTCGCCGTGGACGAGCCGGCGATCTCCAGGGGCTTGCCGCTGTTCGCGTTGGTCAGCGTCCAGTAGCCGCCGCTGGTCGTGAGGTTCCAGTTCTGGGTGGCGTTCCCGGTCGGACCCCACTGCCCGGCCTGCACCGCGTTGCCCGTCTGCGCACCCGGGATCTCCAGCAGCTTGCCGCTGTTGTCG encodes the following:
- a CDS encoding Rid family hydrolase, with amino-acid sequence MTAGRVELIRTERLSGIAEYAYAATAPAGSRYIFLAGACPLAFDGSTVGVGDYAAQAEAAVANLVTALDAAGASLGDVISTRVLVASARREDLGTAWAVVRAAFGDHDVPSTLLGVTVLGYPDQLVEVEAVAAVAP
- a CDS encoding phospholipase D-like domain-containing protein, with product MTLSASPDSGWPTLGAFLSGVRETLTVGLYDFTSRHILQTVETVLAGRTVRLVLDHPAKNPTADQTDEQTVAALATAFGDHLTQAWALSRMDPLAAAWIFPSAYHIKVAVRDSSAVWLSSGNWNNSNQPDIDPVTTPADAEAARSGDRDWHVVIENEQLARTFEAFLLNDLAVAAQHQATTPAAGPVPALLAPLATTPPYQRFFAADTAERQLTVTPLLTPDAGSYAPHILDLIRSATTSLLMQFQYIELPKTVADAPAEFLALIHAVIDRQQAGVDVRIIMSQFETAGYLEKLQAEGLDVVNRVKLQNNVHNKGIVVDGRAALVSSQNWSPAGTLTNRDAGVILENAEIAAYFTQLFEHDWAVLASRSVAPD
- a CDS encoding nucleotide disphospho-sugar-binding domain-containing protein; translated protein: MTTLLLCSTPVHGHVIPLLAVARHLVDRGHRVLFLTGGRYAARVIATGATFLPLPTEADYDDTDMDAAFPGRVGLTGPAGIRYDMTTIFLRPASAQLAAVDAIVAEHGVDVVLAESLFLGAALLSTRPRASRPAVVNLGIVPLGLKSKDVAPLGLGVQPKPGIGGRLRNAALTAVAEKIIFAPVQKAASRIAHEATGASLDGFILNWPAHADAVVQFTVPEFEYPRSDLPSTVHFVGPVSRTRPSDTPLPAWWDDLADGRPIVHVTQGTVANRDFGDLLLPTIRGLAGDDVWVVASTGGRPVAELDADLPPNARVAAYLPYDALLPRTSAYVTNGGYGGVHYAMEHGVPVVIAGTTEDKVEVSARVAWSGVGVNLATNRPTDAAVAGAVRTVLAEPGYSERSAAIGDAIRASTGLAGLERAVLGLVDAAGGTRTHSSRR
- a CDS encoding TetR/AcrR family transcriptional regulator — encoded protein: MADSENVAPRQYRSTLREEQARQTRQRILASAFEVFSAKGYTGASLADIAAGAGVSVESVKVHGPKRALLLGAFELAFAGSAGEESLSERPEVAAIMGIEDTGEFLTAMVGMIAEANARTSGLWAAFLAAAAGDAHVGEVLASLLDRRHADYRRLVGLLASRGAVDARAASDDDLQALADVLSFLMSPEGHQQLVQQSGWTYERYRDWLIATVTSTVASPIPATRSPDSATTPAATTDR
- a CDS encoding excinuclease ABC subunit UvrA encodes the protein MSTDAPTAAHRADSHDLIRVQGARVNNLKDVSVEIPKRRLTVFTGVSGSGKSSLVFGTIAAESQRMINETYSAFVQGFMPTLARPDVDVLDGLTTAIIVDQERMGANARSTVGTATDVNAMLRILFSRLGQPYIGSPQAFSFNVASVSGSGAITIERGEATTKERRSFTVTGGMCPRCEGMGSVNDIDLTQLFDETKSLAEGALTIPGYTADGWSVRIFTGSGFLDADKPIKDYTKKELHDFLYRDPVKVKIGDINLTYEGLVPKLQKSMLSKDREAMQPHIRAFVDRAVTFTTCPDCGGTRLSEAARSSKIGGISIADACAMQISDLAEWVNGLDEPSVAPLLSALRQTLESFVEIGLGYLSLDRPAGTLSGGEAQRTKIIRHLGSSLTDVTYVFDEPTIGLHPHDIQRMNELLLRLRDKGNTVLVVEHKPEMIAIADHVVDLGPRAGTAGGTITYTGSLDGLRASDTLTGHHLDDRATLKDTVRTPTGTLAIRGASSHNLRDVDVDIPLGMLVVVTGVAGSGKSSLVHGSIPASEGVISIDQAAIRGSRRSNPATYTGLLDPIRKAFAKANGVKPALFSSNSEGACPNCNGAGVIYTDLGIMAGVSTVCEVCEGKRFQASVLEYKLGGKDISEVLAMSVTTADEFFGSGEARTPAAHSILSRLVDVGLGYLSLGQPLTTLSGGERQRLKLATHLSEQGGVYVLDEPTTGLHLADVEQLLGLLDRLVDSGKSVIVVEHHQAVMAHADWIIDLGPGAGHDGGLVVFEGTPAELVAAKSTLTGQHLAAYVGA
- a CDS encoding GIY-YIG nuclease family protein codes for the protein MTGTTPCAVVAGGVACTNPAHPGAPLPLCLQHLLVAADWVADEYGQMDALPSPCALCGSRLGVRYPSGWLCAVCEWRVGETVSGELPPPRVDVVYYLRFRDRVKIGTTANPRVRFSSLPHDEVLAFERGDRALEQRRHAQFAAHRIPRTEWFERTDDLDAHLAAVSAGVTDPWSLLALWRSQAIALRG